One Paraburkholderia aromaticivorans genomic region harbors:
- the nadA gene encoding quinolinate synthase NadA, producing MDQQAIRTVEYDRPQAQGTTCGIGQAWAKVPDMPSAEEKVALKARIRALLEREKAVLVAHYYVDAELQELADETGGCVADSLEMARFGRDHAAQTLVVAGVRFMGETAKILSPDKRILMPDLDATCSLDLGCPVDEFSAFCDAHPDRTVVVYANTSAAVKARADWMVTSSIGLEIVADLHARGEKIIWAPDRHLGSYIQNKTGADMLLWQGSCLVHDEFKGIELDLLRAEYPGAKVLVHPESPANVVAQADVVGSTTQLIDAAQKLDATHFIVATDLGILHKMQLAAPGKTLIAAPTAGNSATCKSCAHCPWMAMNGLANLADVLERGHNEIFVDRAIGERARLPIDRMLDFAARHKKRVQASGDLARDTQLYSNVGAA from the coding sequence ATGGATCAGCAGGCGATCAGGACCGTCGAATACGACCGGCCGCAGGCGCAGGGCACAACCTGCGGAATCGGGCAGGCGTGGGCGAAGGTGCCCGACATGCCGTCGGCGGAAGAGAAGGTGGCGTTGAAGGCACGTATCCGCGCATTGCTCGAGCGCGAGAAAGCGGTGCTTGTCGCGCACTATTATGTCGATGCGGAATTGCAGGAGCTGGCCGACGAGACCGGCGGCTGTGTGGCCGACTCGCTGGAGATGGCGCGCTTCGGGCGCGATCACGCGGCGCAGACGTTGGTCGTCGCGGGCGTGCGCTTCATGGGCGAGACGGCAAAAATCCTCAGTCCGGACAAGCGCATTCTGATGCCGGATCTCGACGCGACCTGTTCGCTCGATCTCGGCTGCCCGGTCGATGAATTCTCGGCTTTCTGCGACGCGCACCCGGACCGCACGGTGGTCGTGTACGCGAACACGAGCGCGGCGGTGAAGGCGCGCGCGGACTGGATGGTGACGTCGTCGATCGGCCTGGAGATCGTTGCCGATCTGCACGCGCGCGGCGAAAAGATCATCTGGGCGCCGGACCGGCACCTCGGCAGCTATATCCAGAACAAGACCGGCGCGGACATGCTGCTGTGGCAAGGTTCGTGTCTGGTGCACGACGAGTTCAAAGGTATCGAACTCGATCTGCTGCGCGCCGAATACCCTGGCGCGAAAGTGTTGGTGCATCCGGAGTCGCCGGCTAATGTGGTCGCGCAAGCGGACGTGGTGGGGTCGACCACGCAGTTGATCGATGCCGCGCAAAAACTCGACGCGACGCATTTCATCGTGGCGACCGATCTCGGCATTCTGCACAAGATGCAACTCGCCGCGCCCGGCAAAACCTTGATTGCCGCGCCGACGGCCGGCAACAGCGCGACCTGCAAGAGCTGCGCGCATTGCCCGTGGATGGCGATGAACGGCCTCGCGAATCTGGCCGATGTGCTCGAGCGCGGCCACAATGAAATTTTCGTCGATCGTGCGATCGGCGAGCGCGCGCGTCTGCCGATCGACCGGATGCTGGACTTCGCGGCGCGCCACAAGAAGCGCGTGCAGGCAAGCGGCGATCTCGCGCGCGACACGCAACTGTATTCGAACGTGGGGGCGGCTTAA
- a CDS encoding DesA family fatty acid desaturase, whose translation MLNSLLDFLAHGLLHFSWWQLVLYTAIATHITIIGVTVYLHRCQAHRALELHPVVSHFFRFWLWMTTGMLTGQWAAIHRKHHAKCETEEDPHSPQTRGIWKVLLQGAELYRTEAKNEETMRKFSHGTPNDWMERNVYTKYPILGVSLMMVLNVALFGVVGLTIWAVQMVWIPFWAAGVVNGLAHFWGYRNFNSSDASTNIFPWGIIIGGEELHNNHHTYATSAKLSNKWYEFDIGWMYIRIMSAFRLAKVKKVAPTPRLTTGKLVLDQDTLQAVLANRYEVMARYGKALKRAYRQELAHLKEVGAREKYQVMRGARSWFHKEEAGLDEPQKRQLPQIFANSQKLKTYIDMRNELAAMWERSNASRDQLLIQLQDWCHRAEQSGIKALQEFAMRLRRYA comes from the coding sequence TTGTTGAATTCTTTGCTCGACTTCCTTGCCCACGGTCTGTTGCACTTCTCGTGGTGGCAACTTGTGCTGTACACGGCGATCGCGACGCACATCACGATCATCGGCGTGACGGTCTATCTGCATCGCTGCCAGGCGCACCGCGCGCTGGAGTTGCATCCGGTCGTCAGTCATTTTTTCCGCTTCTGGCTGTGGATGACGACGGGCATGTTGACCGGTCAGTGGGCCGCGATTCACCGTAAGCACCACGCCAAGTGCGAGACCGAAGAAGATCCGCACAGCCCGCAAACGCGCGGCATCTGGAAGGTGCTGCTCCAAGGCGCGGAGCTGTATCGCACTGAAGCGAAAAATGAGGAAACGATGCGCAAGTTCAGTCACGGCACGCCGAACGACTGGATGGAACGCAACGTCTACACGAAATACCCGATCCTCGGCGTGAGCCTGATGATGGTGCTGAACGTCGCGCTGTTCGGCGTCGTCGGTCTGACCATCTGGGCCGTGCAAATGGTGTGGATCCCGTTCTGGGCTGCCGGCGTGGTCAACGGCCTGGCGCACTTCTGGGGCTACCGCAACTTCAACTCGTCGGATGCGAGCACCAACATCTTCCCGTGGGGCATCATCATCGGCGGTGAAGAGTTGCATAACAATCACCACACGTATGCGACGTCGGCCAAGCTGTCGAACAAGTGGTACGAGTTCGATATCGGCTGGATGTACATCCGCATTATGTCGGCGTTCCGTCTGGCCAAGGTGAAGAAGGTGGCGCCCACGCCGCGTCTGACCACTGGCAAGCTGGTGCTCGATCAGGACACGCTGCAAGCCGTGCTGGCCAACCGCTATGAAGTGATGGCGCGTTACGGCAAAGCGCTCAAGCGGGCCTATCGCCAGGAACTGGCGCATTTGAAGGAAGTCGGCGCGCGCGAGAAGTATCAGGTGATGCGCGGCGCGCGTAGCTGGTTCCACAAGGAAGAAGCAGGCCTTGACGAGCCGCAGAAACGCCAGCTGCCGCAAATCTTCGCGAACAGCCAGAAACTCAAGACCTACATCGACATGCGCAATGAGCTTGCCGCCATGTGGGAGCGCTCGAATGCATCGCGCGATCAGTTGCTGATCCAGTTGCAGGACTGGTGTCATCGCGCTGAGCAGAGTGGTATTAAAGCGCTGCAAGAGTTTGCGATGCGACTGCGCCGTTATGCCTGA
- a CDS encoding mechanosensitive ion channel family protein yields MQNRLSPHMFSDLARDFGQPVMLWQVGVLVATLAIAWLLARVLRRALDLRRQTRYQTLRFGAESLNRAFFPLIGAVLLWLARSITGQFMHTALLDLALVPLFGIGLIYIVFFFARRVFSHDGETHPLLFLVEKIVSLVVWVGMVLTVMGIQGDVIAWMADVHFSVANAHLTLLSLISGLLWVGVTMIVAMWLGSAFEDRLMRSKTLDANLKVVVVRVGRAAFVLAAVLISLSLVGIDITVLGVFGGALGVGLGFGLQKIASNYVSGFIILIDRSLRIGDTINVSGLQGMVTQIRTRYTVVRGLDGIETLIPNEKLITDVVQNQSSYLTRGHAKAAVQVAYTSDVEQAMTLLAQAAQAVPRVLQEPAPTAYLASFGSDGINLELGFWIEDAATGTSGVRSAVNLNIWRLFSEHDISIPLAQREVRIVGNISDVMPQPVTMTAPAVNPSDSAR; encoded by the coding sequence ATGCAAAACCGTCTCTCCCCCCATATGTTCAGCGACCTCGCGCGCGACTTCGGCCAGCCCGTGATGCTGTGGCAGGTCGGCGTGCTGGTCGCGACGCTCGCGATCGCGTGGCTGCTCGCGCGCGTGTTGCGCCGCGCGCTGGATCTGCGCCGCCAGACGCGTTATCAGACGCTGCGCTTCGGCGCGGAAAGCCTGAACCGCGCGTTCTTTCCGCTGATCGGCGCGGTCCTCCTGTGGCTTGCGCGGTCAATCACCGGCCAGTTCATGCACACCGCGCTGCTCGATCTGGCTTTGGTGCCGCTCTTTGGCATCGGCTTGATTTACATCGTGTTTTTCTTCGCGCGACGGGTTTTCAGCCACGACGGCGAGACTCATCCGCTGCTTTTCCTCGTCGAGAAGATCGTCTCGCTGGTGGTCTGGGTCGGCATGGTGCTCACGGTGATGGGCATTCAGGGCGACGTGATCGCGTGGATGGCCGACGTGCATTTCAGCGTCGCCAACGCGCATCTGACGCTGCTTTCGCTTATCTCGGGCCTGCTGTGGGTGGGCGTGACGATGATCGTCGCGATGTGGCTCGGCTCCGCCTTCGAAGACCGCCTGATGCGCTCGAAGACGCTCGACGCCAACCTGAAGGTCGTGGTGGTGCGGGTTGGCCGGGCGGCGTTCGTGCTAGCGGCGGTGCTGATCAGCCTGTCGCTGGTCGGCATCGATATCACCGTGCTGGGCGTGTTCGGCGGCGCGCTGGGTGTCGGGCTCGGCTTCGGCCTGCAGAAGATCGCGAGCAACTATGTGTCGGGCTTCATCATCCTGATCGACCGCTCGCTGCGTATCGGTGACACCATCAACGTGAGCGGGCTGCAGGGCATGGTCACGCAGATCCGCACGCGCTACACGGTGGTGCGCGGGCTGGACGGCATCGAAACGCTGATTCCGAACGAAAAACTGATCACGGACGTGGTGCAGAATCAATCGTCTTACCTGACGCGCGGCCACGCGAAGGCCGCCGTGCAGGTCGCCTACACGTCCGACGTCGAGCAGGCCATGACGTTGCTTGCCCAAGCCGCACAGGCCGTGCCGCGGGTGCTGCAGGAGCCGGCGCCGACTGCTTATCTGGCGAGTTTCGGCTCGGACGGTATCAACCTCGAACTGGGTTTCTGGATCGAGGACGCAGCCACCGGAACCTCTGGCGTGCGCTCGGCCGTCAATCTCAATATCTGGCGTCTGTTCTCCGAGCACGACATCTCGATTCCGCTCGCGCAACGTGAAGTGCGAATCGTCGGCAACATCAGCGACGTCATGCCGCAGCCGGTAACAATGACCGCTCCCGCAGTCAATCCGTCCGACAGCGCCCGCTGA